In Rhodothermales bacterium, the genomic window GTGTCCTTGAGCGGGAGTGGCTCATGTCGACCGGCGTGGGCAAGGGTCTGGCGCTTCCACACGCCAAGACGAATGCCGTGAGCGGTACCGTGGCGGCTCTCGTGGTCACGCGTTCGCCCGTGCCGTGGGACGCCATTGACGGGGAGCCCGTCCGCCTGGTCTTCCTGCTGGTCGGCGTTCCCGATGCCAAGTCCGAACATGTCAAGGTCTTGAGCCGGATATCGCGGATCATGAACCGGGATGCCGTGCGAAAACAATTGGCTGAGGCGGCCTCCCCGGACGAACTGCTCGAGACGCTCAGGAACGCTGAGGAGAGTCTGCTCGATGAGTAATCCCTTCCGGAATATTCCCGGTACGTTCGACATCCTGCCGAATGCCCAGACCAGCAGTGATGACCAGATTGCCGGTTCGCGGGCCTGGCAGCATGTGGAGGAGGTCATCCGCCGCGTCATGCACCGGTATGGCGCCCAGGAAATCCGCACGCCCGTCCTGGAACCCACTGAACTCATTGCGCGCGGAGTCGGGCAGCTGACCGACATCGTTTCGAAAGAGATGTTCGCCTTCGAGCGCGGCGACACGAATTATGTGTTGCGGCCGGAAGTCACGGCGCCCGTCATGCGGGCCTGGTTGCAGCACAATCTGGGACAGCTGGGCGGGGTGCAGCGGCTGTTCTATATCGGGCCCTGTTTCCGGGCCGAGCGACCGCAGAAGGGCCGGTACCGCCAATTCCATCAGTTCGGCGTCGAATACATTGGTTCGGAAGACCCGAGGGCCGATGCGGAGACCATCCTCATGGCCATTGATATCTACCGGGAGCTGGGGTTGGATGAATTCACGGTGCGTCTGAATTCGCTGGGCGATGCCGAATCGCGCCCACGCTACAAGGAGGCCCTCGTTGCGTTCCTGACGCCTCACGCGGAAGCGTTGAGCGAAACCAGCCGTCAGCGACTGGAAGGGAATCCACTCCGCATTCTGGACACCAAGAATCCTGACGAGCGGGCCCTGCTTGCGGATGCTCCCCGGCTGTCGGATTTCCTGGATGATGCGAGCCGCGCGCACCACGCGGCCGTGAAGGCCTGTCTGGATGCGGCCGGCGTGGCCTACGTGGAGGATCCGTTCCTGGTGCGCGGTCTCGACTACTATACGCGTACGGCGTTCGAGATCGAGAGTCCGGTGCTGGGCGCCCAGGGCACCTTGGCCGGTGGTGGTCGATACGATCTACTGGCCACCGACGTGGGTTCCAAGCAACCGGTTCCGGCTGTCGGTTTTGCGGCCGGTATGGAGCGCCTGTTCCTGGCCCTGGGTCGGGCGGGTGTGGAATTGCCGGCATATGAACCACCGGACGTGTTCGTGGTAGCGCTCGGGGATGCCGCCGCTGAGTGGGCGTTCGGAGCCGCCAACGCGTTGCGGCAGAATGGCATACGGGTCATGTACGACCTCCGGGGTCGTTCGATGAAGGCCCAGATGCGGGAGGCGAACCGGCAGGCCGCACCGCGCGTGCTGATTGTGGGTGACGAGGAACTGGCCGCCGGTCAGGTCATTGTGAAAAACATGGAATCCGGCGAACAGGTAACGGCTGACTGGCTGACCGTGTTGAACGAATCCGATGGGCACTGATCCATGTATCCCCGACTGAGCGACATTTTCCAGGACCTGTTCGGGTTTTCCCTCCCCATCCCGATCTATTCGTTCGGATTCATGGTGGCCGTGGCCGTCATGATGGCAGCCTGGTTGCTGCAGAAGGAACTGGATCGCAAGTTCCGGGCAGGCATCATGGGCAGCGTGCGCGTCCCGGACCCCGAGGCGTCCGCAAAAGGGAAAGCCGGACGCGGGTCCCGGATGGTGGATGCGAGTCCGTCCGTACTGGTCGGCAGCATCACCATGCTGGCCGTGTTCAGTGGATTCGCCGGGGCCAAGCTGTTCCACATCCTGGAAAACCTGGACCAATTCGCCCGGGCTCCGCTCGACATGATTTTTTCGACGGGGGGATTCACGTTCTATGGTGGATTCGTCGTGGCCATGCTGGTCGTGTCCCGGTACCTGAAGGGCAAAGGTGTGAGCGTGGGAGCCGTTTCCGATGCGGTAGCACCCGGACTCATGTTGGCTTATGGTATTGGTCGCATTGGTTGCCATCTGGCAGGCGACGGGGACTGGGGGATAGCCGCCAACCTGGCCGCCAAACCGGATTGGCTCCCGATGTGGCTCTGGGCGGAGACCTACCCGAACAACATCCTGGGCATTGACCTGTCTGCCGCCCCGGTCTATCCCACACCCATCTATGAGTTCGTCGCCGCTCTGGCGCTTTTCGGTGTCCTGTGGTCGCTTCGCCGCCATGCCCACCGTGCAGGCTGGTTGTTCTGGATGTACGTGGTCTTTGCGGGCGTGGAGCGGTTCTTCATCGAGAAAATCCGCGTGAACAACGAGTTCGACCTCCTGGGATTCGCCGTTACACAGGCCGAAATCATTTCCGTCCTGCTCGTGGTCGCCGGATTGGTCGGTATGTGGGTTTTTCGAACGCCAGGGGCCGCTGCCGTCGATGCAACATCGCGTGCTGAAACATGAGCGAGGAACGAAGCCGACACGTTGCGGGTCGGAATCCCGTCAGGGAATTGCTGGAGCAGGATGCCGACCGGATCGAGAAAGTGCTTTACCTGGCGTCCGGTGGGGGATCCCTGGGCGAAATCCGGCGCATGGCCGATGCCGCCGGCATTCCGGTACAGGCGGTCCCGCAAGGCAAGTTGAACAGCCTGGTGCCCGGCGTGAACCATCAGGGGATCGTGGCGGTCGTGTCACCCATCCGCTATATGGACGTCGACGAAATGCTGTCGTCGGTGGCCGCCACGCTCAACGAGGTACAGGAGCGCAAGCCCATCATTCTCATCCTGGATCACATCCAGGACCCGCACAATCTGGGGGCCATCATCCGCTCGGCGGTGGCGGCCGGTGCCGGTGGTGTGGTCATTCCGGAGAGGGGCGCGGCACCCGTGACCGCTGCTGCCGTCAAAACCAGTGCGGGGACGGTCTCGCAGATTCCCATTGCCCGCGTCGGCAACATCAAGATGGTCATCCAGGCCATGAAGGAGCGGGGGTACTGGATTGCCGGTGCGGAAGGATCGGGACCTACGACCCTGTGGGACATGGACTGGGATCGCGCCATCGGCCTCGTCATCGGCTCGGAGGAGAAAGGCATGTCGCGGACCGTAAGGGAGTTGTGCGACTACGAAGTCAGCATTCCCATGCGCGGGCCGGCGGAGTCCCTGAACGCATCGGTCGCCGCGGCCGTGTTGCTGTTCCAAGCCATCCGCTGCCGCGTCTAAAAAAAGATCACCCCGGCCCGGCGAATGCCGGACCGGGGTGCCCACCTTTCAAGCGCGCCCGTCACCTATCGGGTCGGGGCAGCACCTGAAATATCACGGCTGATCGGACGTGGATGCCGCCCCACCCATGCGGTACACGATCTTGCGGATGGTGTCGAACTGGAGATAGGGATACTCTTCACGCAGATGCTCGATGGCATCGTACGCGGAGACATTCTCGCGCCGCATGGAGCGGAATACC contains:
- a CDS encoding PTS sugar transporter subunit IIA; translation: MHISQYLTPGSVAVGLDAADKESFINAVVNLLEGRPEVRDLDEVRRSVLEREWLMSTGVGKGLALPHAKTNAVSGTVAALVVTRSPVPWDAIDGEPVRLVFLLVGVPDAKSEHVKVLSRISRIMNRDAVRKQLAEAASPDELLETLRNAEESLLDE
- the hisS gene encoding histidine--tRNA ligase — protein: MSNPFRNIPGTFDILPNAQTSSDDQIAGSRAWQHVEEVIRRVMHRYGAQEIRTPVLEPTELIARGVGQLTDIVSKEMFAFERGDTNYVLRPEVTAPVMRAWLQHNLGQLGGVQRLFYIGPCFRAERPQKGRYRQFHQFGVEYIGSEDPRADAETILMAIDIYRELGLDEFTVRLNSLGDAESRPRYKEALVAFLTPHAEALSETSRQRLEGNPLRILDTKNPDERALLADAPRLSDFLDDASRAHHAAVKACLDAAGVAYVEDPFLVRGLDYYTRTAFEIESPVLGAQGTLAGGGRYDLLATDVGSKQPVPAVGFAAGMERLFLALGRAGVELPAYEPPDVFVVALGDAAAEWAFGAANALRQNGIRVMYDLRGRSMKAQMREANRQAAPRVLIVGDEELAAGQVIVKNMESGEQVTADWLTVLNESDGH
- a CDS encoding prolipoprotein diacylglyceryl transferase — translated: MYPRLSDIFQDLFGFSLPIPIYSFGFMVAVAVMMAAWLLQKELDRKFRAGIMGSVRVPDPEASAKGKAGRGSRMVDASPSVLVGSITMLAVFSGFAGAKLFHILENLDQFARAPLDMIFSTGGFTFYGGFVVAMLVVSRYLKGKGVSVGAVSDAVAPGLMLAYGIGRIGCHLAGDGDWGIAANLAAKPDWLPMWLWAETYPNNILGIDLSAAPVYPTPIYEFVAALALFGVLWSLRRHAHRAGWLFWMYVVFAGVERFFIEKIRVNNEFDLLGFAVTQAEIISVLLVVAGLVGMWVFRTPGAAAVDATSRAET
- the rlmB gene encoding 23S rRNA (guanosine(2251)-2'-O)-methyltransferase RlmB, which codes for MSEERSRHVAGRNPVRELLEQDADRIEKVLYLASGGGSLGEIRRMADAAGIPVQAVPQGKLNSLVPGVNHQGIVAVVSPIRYMDVDEMLSSVAATLNEVQERKPIILILDHIQDPHNLGAIIRSAVAAGAGGVVIPERGAAPVTAAAVKTSAGTVSQIPIARVGNIKMVIQAMKERGYWIAGAEGSGPTTLWDMDWDRAIGLVIGSEEKGMSRTVRELCDYEVSIPMRGPAESLNASVAAAVLLFQAIRCRV